A part of Gossypium hirsutum isolate 1008001.06 chromosome A07, Gossypium_hirsutum_v2.1, whole genome shotgun sequence genomic DNA contains:
- the LOC107953314 gene encoding solanesyl-diphosphate synthase 1, mitochondrial isoform X3 — MVAAEVPNLASAAEYFFKIGAEGKRFRPTVLLLMATALDVHIPELSPPGFGDTLTIDLRTRQQRIAEITEMIHVASLLHDDVLDDADTRRGVGSLNAVMGNKLAVLAGDFLLSRACLTLASLKNTEVVTLIATVVENLVTGETMQLTTASNKRFSMEYYMQKTYNKTASLMSNSCKSVALLAGHTAEIAMLAFEYGKNLGLAFQLIDDVLDFTGTSASLGKGSLSDIRHGIITAPILFAMEEYPQLRAVVDKGFDNPANVDIALEYLGKSRGIERTKELAMKHANLAAAAIDSLRQSDDEDVIKSRQALIDLTQRVITRNK, encoded by the exons ATGGTAGCTGCTGAA GTTCCTAATCTTGCTTCAGCTGCGGAGTACTTCTTCAAAATTGGGGCTGAAGGAAAGAGGTTTCGTCCCACG GTTTTACTTTTAATGGCGACAGCTTTGGATGTGCATATACCTGAACTATCTCCTCCTGGATTTGGAGATACCTTAACAATTGATTTGCGTACAAGACAGCAGCGTATAGCTGAGATCACAGAGATGATCCAT GTGGCAAGCCTCCTTCATGACGATGTCTTGGATGATGCAGACACAAGACGTGGTGTTGGTTCACTAAATGCTGTAATGGGCAACAAG TTGGCTGTTTTAGCAGGAGATTTCCTGCTTTCTCGAGCTTGTCTGACCCTTGCTTCTTTAAAAAATACAGAG GTTGTCACCTTAATTGCAACAGTTGTTGAGAATCTTGTTACTGGTGAAACCATGCAACTAACAACTGCTTCTAATAAACGTTTTAG CATGGAATATTACATGCAGAAGACATACAACAAGACTGCATCCTTAATGTCAAACAGCTGCAAGTCAGTTGCCCTTCTTGCTGGGCACACAGCAGAAATCGCAATGTTAGCCTTTGAGTACGGAAAAAATCTG GGATTAGCATTTCAATTGATAGATGATGTTCTTGATTTCACAGGCACATCAGCATCCCTTGGAAAGGGTTCTTTATCTGATATCCGACAT GGAATCATAACAGCTCCAATCTTGTTTGCTATGGAAGAATATCCTCAACTGCGAGCAGTCGTTGACAAGGGATTTGACAACCCCGCAAATGTTGACAta GCACTCGAGTATCTTGGGAAGAGTAGGGGAATAGAAAGGACCAAGGAACTAGCCATGAAACATGCAAATCTAGCTGCTGCAGCCATTGATTCACTACGCCAAAGTGATGATGAAGATGTAATAAAGTCGAGGCAGGCCCTTATTGATCTCACCCAAAGAGTTATCACCAGAAATAAGTGA
- the LOC107953314 gene encoding solanesyl-diphosphate synthase 1, mitochondrial isoform X1 → MARAALLHLLRYRTASAAAAAEPLSAFRCQLMTRSNSKTPAAGIKWAGFCRPFSSKAALNDVIGNDTDSSVAVMEPQEQVDPFSLVANELSLIATRLRSMVAAEVPNLASAAEYFFKIGAEGKRFRPTVLLLMATALDVHIPELSPPGFGDTLTIDLRTRQQRIAEITEMIHVASLLHDDVLDDADTRRGVGSLNAVMGNKLAVLAGDFLLSRACLTLASLKNTEVVTLIATVVENLVTGETMQLTTASNKRFSMEYYMQKTYNKTASLMSNSCKSVALLAGHTAEIAMLAFEYGKNLGLAFQLIDDVLDFTGTSASLGKGSLSDIRHGIITAPILFAMEEYPQLRAVVDKGFDNPANVDIALEYLGKSRGIERTKELAMKHANLAAAAIDSLRQSDDEDVIKSRQALIDLTQRVITRNK, encoded by the exons ATGGCGAGGGCTGCTCTTCTTCATTTGTTAAGATACCGCACGGCTTCCGCCGCCGCAGCTGCAGAACCTCTCTCCGCCTTTAGATGC CAACTGATGACTAGAAGCAATAGTAAGACACCAGCAGCAGGGATTAAGTGGGCAGGTTTTTGCAGACCTTTCAG CTCAAAAGCTGCTCTAAATGATGTTATCGGTAATGATACGGATTCCAGCGTGGCGGTCATGGAACCACAG GAACAAGTTgacccattttcccttgttgcCAATGAGCTATCACTTATTGCCACCAGACTGCGGTCAATGGTAGCTGCTGAA GTTCCTAATCTTGCTTCAGCTGCGGAGTACTTCTTCAAAATTGGGGCTGAAGGAAAGAGGTTTCGTCCCACG GTTTTACTTTTAATGGCGACAGCTTTGGATGTGCATATACCTGAACTATCTCCTCCTGGATTTGGAGATACCTTAACAATTGATTTGCGTACAAGACAGCAGCGTATAGCTGAGATCACAGAGATGATCCAT GTGGCAAGCCTCCTTCATGACGATGTCTTGGATGATGCAGACACAAGACGTGGTGTTGGTTCACTAAATGCTGTAATGGGCAACAAG TTGGCTGTTTTAGCAGGAGATTTCCTGCTTTCTCGAGCTTGTCTGACCCTTGCTTCTTTAAAAAATACAGAG GTTGTCACCTTAATTGCAACAGTTGTTGAGAATCTTGTTACTGGTGAAACCATGCAACTAACAACTGCTTCTAATAAACGTTTTAG CATGGAATATTACATGCAGAAGACATACAACAAGACTGCATCCTTAATGTCAAACAGCTGCAAGTCAGTTGCCCTTCTTGCTGGGCACACAGCAGAAATCGCAATGTTAGCCTTTGAGTACGGAAAAAATCTG GGATTAGCATTTCAATTGATAGATGATGTTCTTGATTTCACAGGCACATCAGCATCCCTTGGAAAGGGTTCTTTATCTGATATCCGACAT GGAATCATAACAGCTCCAATCTTGTTTGCTATGGAAGAATATCCTCAACTGCGAGCAGTCGTTGACAAGGGATTTGACAACCCCGCAAATGTTGACAta GCACTCGAGTATCTTGGGAAGAGTAGGGGAATAGAAAGGACCAAGGAACTAGCCATGAAACATGCAAATCTAGCTGCTGCAGCCATTGATTCACTACGCCAAAGTGATGATGAAGATGTAATAAAGTCGAGGCAGGCCCTTATTGATCTCACCCAAAGAGTTATCACCAGAAATAAGTGA
- the LOC107953314 gene encoding solanesyl-diphosphate synthase 1, mitochondrial isoform X2 — MARAALLHLLRYRTASAAAAAEPLSAFRCLMTRSNSKTPAAGIKWAGFCRPFSSKAALNDVIGNDTDSSVAVMEPQEQVDPFSLVANELSLIATRLRSMVAAEVPNLASAAEYFFKIGAEGKRFRPTVLLLMATALDVHIPELSPPGFGDTLTIDLRTRQQRIAEITEMIHVASLLHDDVLDDADTRRGVGSLNAVMGNKLAVLAGDFLLSRACLTLASLKNTEVVTLIATVVENLVTGETMQLTTASNKRFSMEYYMQKTYNKTASLMSNSCKSVALLAGHTAEIAMLAFEYGKNLGLAFQLIDDVLDFTGTSASLGKGSLSDIRHGIITAPILFAMEEYPQLRAVVDKGFDNPANVDIALEYLGKSRGIERTKELAMKHANLAAAAIDSLRQSDDEDVIKSRQALIDLTQRVITRNK; from the exons ATGGCGAGGGCTGCTCTTCTTCATTTGTTAAGATACCGCACGGCTTCCGCCGCCGCAGCTGCAGAACCTCTCTCCGCCTTTAGATGC CTGATGACTAGAAGCAATAGTAAGACACCAGCAGCAGGGATTAAGTGGGCAGGTTTTTGCAGACCTTTCAG CTCAAAAGCTGCTCTAAATGATGTTATCGGTAATGATACGGATTCCAGCGTGGCGGTCATGGAACCACAG GAACAAGTTgacccattttcccttgttgcCAATGAGCTATCACTTATTGCCACCAGACTGCGGTCAATGGTAGCTGCTGAA GTTCCTAATCTTGCTTCAGCTGCGGAGTACTTCTTCAAAATTGGGGCTGAAGGAAAGAGGTTTCGTCCCACG GTTTTACTTTTAATGGCGACAGCTTTGGATGTGCATATACCTGAACTATCTCCTCCTGGATTTGGAGATACCTTAACAATTGATTTGCGTACAAGACAGCAGCGTATAGCTGAGATCACAGAGATGATCCAT GTGGCAAGCCTCCTTCATGACGATGTCTTGGATGATGCAGACACAAGACGTGGTGTTGGTTCACTAAATGCTGTAATGGGCAACAAG TTGGCTGTTTTAGCAGGAGATTTCCTGCTTTCTCGAGCTTGTCTGACCCTTGCTTCTTTAAAAAATACAGAG GTTGTCACCTTAATTGCAACAGTTGTTGAGAATCTTGTTACTGGTGAAACCATGCAACTAACAACTGCTTCTAATAAACGTTTTAG CATGGAATATTACATGCAGAAGACATACAACAAGACTGCATCCTTAATGTCAAACAGCTGCAAGTCAGTTGCCCTTCTTGCTGGGCACACAGCAGAAATCGCAATGTTAGCCTTTGAGTACGGAAAAAATCTG GGATTAGCATTTCAATTGATAGATGATGTTCTTGATTTCACAGGCACATCAGCATCCCTTGGAAAGGGTTCTTTATCTGATATCCGACAT GGAATCATAACAGCTCCAATCTTGTTTGCTATGGAAGAATATCCTCAACTGCGAGCAGTCGTTGACAAGGGATTTGACAACCCCGCAAATGTTGACAta GCACTCGAGTATCTTGGGAAGAGTAGGGGAATAGAAAGGACCAAGGAACTAGCCATGAAACATGCAAATCTAGCTGCTGCAGCCATTGATTCACTACGCCAAAGTGATGATGAAGATGTAATAAAGTCGAGGCAGGCCCTTATTGATCTCACCCAAAGAGTTATCACCAGAAATAAGTGA